Proteins co-encoded in one Malus sylvestris chromosome 9, drMalSylv7.2, whole genome shotgun sequence genomic window:
- the LOC126583863 gene encoding loganic acid O-methyltransferase-like: MAAAMEDSINVSEAYPMKGGDGPDSYAKNSIEQKVVVDATKELLSKAIKEKLELDMFLPFNTFHIADLGCSVGPNTFFSVENILEAVKFEYQSRGPSSEIPKFQVFFSDKTLNDFNILFNYLPLNRNYYAAGVPGSFHGRLFPKASINFFHSSLALHWLSRVPKDVMDKNSHAWNKGRIHYSNNQDEVLKAYQSQYADDMDCFLRARALETVHRGLIVLNLLGRPLNCIEIVGFDIFGSCLVEMATKGVISEEKVDSFNIPSYFVSPQELEVIVERNGCFSIEILETLPQHVLSGSPSAPAMRAFTEGLIKQQFGEEILDDLFSLYHQKLEEQMSIAESKKAVVLFVVLKRKTN; encoded by the exons atggcagCTGCAATGGAGGATTCCATTAATGTTTCTGAGGCATATCCAATGAAAGGTGGAGATGGCCCCGACAGCTATGCCAAGAACTCTATCGAACAG AAAGTAGTTGTTGATGCTACCAAAGAACTTCTAAGCAAGGCTATTAAAGAAAAGCTTGAACTGGACATGTTTTTACCATTCAACACCTTCCATATTGCAGATTTGGGTTGTTCAGTTGGGCCTAATACATTTTTTTCTGTTGAAAATATACTTGAAGCTGTGAAATTTGAGTATCAAAGCAGAGGGCCGAGTTCTGAAAtccccaaatttcaagttttcttCAGTGATAAAACCCTAAATGATTTTAACATACTCTTCAATTACCTCCCTCTGAACAGGAACTATTATGCAGCGGGTGTGCCAGGTTCTTTCCACGGTCGCTTGTTTCCCAAGGCTTCCATTAACTTTTTTCACTCTTCATTAGCCCTTCATTGGCTTTCTAGAGTACCAAAAGATGTAATGGACAAAAACAGTCATGCTTGGAATAAAGGACGAATCCACTACTCAAATAACCAAGACGAAGTATTGAAGGCATATCAATCTCAATATGCTGACGACATGGACTGTTTCCTCCGTGCCAGAGCACTTGAGACTGTGCATCGAGGATTGATTGTGCTTAACCTACTAGGACGCCCTCTTAACTGTATTGAAATTGTGGGTTTTGACATTTTTGGATCTTGCCTCGTGGAGATGGCTACGAAG GGGGTAATTAGTGAAGAAAAAGTAGATTCATTTAACATCCCTTCCTACTTCGTGTCTCCCCAAGAACTGGAAGTCATTGTGGAACGAAATGGATGCTTTAGCATAGAGATATTGGAAACCTTACCTCAGCATGTCTTGAGTGGCTCTCCCAGTGCTCCTGCTATGAGAGCTTTCACTGAGGGACTGATCAAGCAACAATTTGGAGAAGAAATCTTAGATGATCTCTTCAGCTTGTATCACCAGAAACTTGAAGAGCAAATGTCGATAGCTGAGTCAAAGAAGGCAGTTGTCCTTTTTGTTGTGCTTAAACGCAAGACTAATTGA
- the LOC126583864 gene encoding uncharacterized protein LOC126583864 yields MGYFREIDQRRRLMLLYFCNPASLPLTEFDLAKKDVDHVLEKQDSDLALQMQDGDLALQNQDSGQKNLLKKLRLAIKIVLKDLKFCRKKMEKRRECDGVKEGEKQRSF; encoded by the exons ATGGGTTATTTCAGAGAAATCGATCAACGGCGGCGACTCATGCTTCTCTATTTTTGCAATCCAGCCTCTCTTCCTCTCACAG AATTTGATCTGGCAAAGAAGGACGTCGATCACGTACTGGAAAAACAGGACAGCGATCTCGCACTGCAGATGCAAGACGGTGATCTCGCATTGCAAAATCAGGACAGTGGTCAGAAAAATCTCTTGAAAAAATTGCGTCTTGCaataaaaatagttttgaaGGATCTGAAATTTTGCAGAAAAAAGATGGAGAAACGAAGAGAATGTGACGGGGTCAAAGAGGGAGAAAAGCAAAGAAGTTTCTAG
- the LOC126633958 gene encoding uncharacterized protein LOC126633958 gives MAETNGSLQQTHLQNQAFQSLFQALDPIALILSQNPNPDQHPVPLRFATESYSMERGPRYRAYAELRESRLRRKYMSPEESEEPESKPTPLKKQVKFQTHLTDSRKGSSVLAQSVPDFSAVLRKENRKPPSRLPSMQEMTPPAKSWTKAADGILSNSRGSKSAIAGEKRHNNGGGVMGRKSYASMEELKGLSSAAANAISGENRGGRNANGNGRAMPKTVLGYRQF, from the coding sequence ATGGCAGAGACTAACGGCTCTCTGCAACAAACCCACCTACAAAACCAAGCTTTTCAGTCGCTATTCCAAGCCCTCGACCCCATCGCTCTCATTCTCTCACAGAACCCTAACCCAGATCAGCATCCAGTCCCCCTGAGGTTCGCCACCGAGAGCTACTCCATGGAGAGAGGACCCAGATACAGAGCCTACGCGGAACTCAGAGAATCGCGGCTAAGGAGGAAGTATATGAGCCCAGAGGAGTCCGAAGAACCCGAATCGAAACCGACCCCATTGAAGAAACAAGTCAAATTTCAGACCCATCTGACCGATTCGCGAAAAGGGTCTTCCGTTCTCGCTCAATCGGTGCCTGATTTCTCAGCCGTGTTGCGGAAAGAGAACCGCAAGCCGCCGTCGAGGCTTCCGTCGATGCAGGAGATGACTCCGCCGGCGAAGAGTTGGACGAAAGCGGCGGACGGGATTCTGTCGAATTCAAGAGGGAGTAAATCGGCGATCGCGGGAGAGAAGAGGCACAACAATGGTGGAGGCGTCATGGGGAGGAAGAGCTACGCGAGTATGGAGGAGTTGAAGGGGTTGTCGTCCGCCGCCGCTAATGCTATTAGCGGCGAAAACAGGGGCGGAAGGAATGCCAACGGCAATGGCAGAGCAATGCCAAAGACTGTTTTGGGGTACAGACAGTTCTGA